A window of the Malaclemys terrapin pileata isolate rMalTer1 chromosome 6, rMalTer1.hap1, whole genome shotgun sequence genome harbors these coding sequences:
- the BAAT gene encoding bile acid-CoA:amino acid N-acyltransferase, giving the protein MIWLTVTPKISLVDEPLKIQVSGLPPSQLVNLQASLTDEKGLLFCSQALYWSDEAGEVDLERAAATGGDYVGVQPMGLFQCLKPEKLFHRLMKRDVMQSPFRVRLDLFDSYHPVFSSPRDQPAASQTVERWYVAPGVQWVQIRGSRVRGALFLPPGEGPFPGLIDMFGLVGGLTEFRASLLASRGFAALALAYFAYEDLPSFLDEVDLEYFEEAANILLEHPKVGGAGVGVVAICKGAEIALAMATFLPQITATVCINGTNAIHGTALRYRDLHISPIPYKFECVRFTPLGLLSFFSVMGDTRAEANQGSIIPVEKAQGQLLLVVGESDQNYNSKAYAEEVMERMRRHGRKNSTLLSYPGAGHLIEPPGSPFCPCSRNPFVVLPLMWGGEAQPHAAAQEHSWREIQKFLCHHLCPTGSSKP; this is encoded by the exons ATGATCTGGCTCACAGTCACCCCGAAGATATCCCTTGTTGATGAACCACTGAAAATCCAGGTCTCTGGCTTGCCCCCCTCCCAGCTGGTGAATCTCCAAGCCTCTCTGACCGATGAGAAAGGGCTGCTCTTCTGCTCCCAAGCACTCTACTGGTCAGATGAGGCTGGCGAGGTGGACCTGGAGCGGGCTGCTGCCACTGGAGGGGATTACGTTGGTGTGCAGCCCATGGGTCTGTTTCAGTGCCTGAAGCCAGAAAAGCTGTTCCATAGGCTGATGAAGCGGGATGTGATGCAGAGTCCCTTCCGGGTTCGCCTGGACTTGTTCGACTCATATCACCCCGTGTTTTCCTCACCCCGCGATCAGCCTGCAGCCAGCCAGACTGTGGAGAGGTGGTACGTGGCACCCGGAGTACAATGGGTCCAGATCAGGGGCAGCAGAGTCCGCGgagccctcttcctccctccag GGGAAGGTCCTTTTCCAGGGTTGATTGACATGTTTGGTCTCGTGGGTGGACTCACTGAATTCCGAGCCAGCCTCCTTGCCAGTCGTGGCTTTGCTGCACTTGCCCTAGCTTACTTTGCATATGAAGACCTACCCAGTTTTCTAGATGAGGTGGATCTGGAATATTTTGAGGAAGCTGCCAACATACTCTTGGAACATCCAAAG gtgggaggggcaggagttgGTGTGGTTGCAATATGCAAAGGTGCTGAGATTGCACTGGCAATGGCGACGTTCCTACCACAGATCACAGCCACAGTTTGCATTAACGGGACCAATGCCATCCACGGGACTGCGCTGCGCTACCGTGATCTCCACATCAGTCCAATACCTTACAAATTTGAGTGTGTGCGGTTCACACCTCTGGGGCTGCTCTCTTTCTTCAGTGTCATGGGGGACACTCGAGCAGAGGCAAATCAAGGTAGCATCATTCCTGTTGAAAAGGCCCAGGGTCAGCTCCTCTTGGTGGTGGGAGAAAGTGACCAgaactacaacagcaaagcatatGCTGAGGAAGTGATGGAGAGGATGAGGAGACATGGGAGAAAgaactccactctgctgtctTACCCAGGCGCTGGGCACCTGATAGAGCCCCCGGGGTCCCCGTTCTGCCCCTGTTCACGGAACCCCTTTGTCGTCTTGCCCTTGATGTGGGGAGGCGAAGCCCAACCCCATGCCGCCGCACAGGAACATTCTTGGAGAGAGATCCAAAAATTCCTTTGTCACCACCTGTGCCCAACAGGAAGCAGCAAACCCTGA